Proteins encoded together in one Rhizobacter sp. J219 window:
- a CDS encoding Rne/Rng family ribonuclease — MKRMLINATQQEERRLAIVDGQKLMDFETEIEGREQRKGNIYKAVVTRVEPSLEACFVDYGEERHGFLPFKEISKNYFRDGTDVRNARIQDAIKEGDSLLVQVEKEERGNKGAALTTFVSLAGRYLVLMPNNPRGGGVSRRIEGEDREELKENLDQLEYPKGMSLIARTAGIGRTAPELQWDLNYMLKLWTAIDAASKEGKGAFLIYQESSLVIRAIRDYFTADIGEILIDTDDIYEQAHQFMTHVMPEAAPKVKRYRDDAPLFSRFQIEHQIETAFSRTVNLPSGGAIVIDHTEALVSVDVNSARSTRGSDIEETATRTNLEAADEIARQMRLRDLGGLIVVDFIDMEESKNRREVESRLRDALRQDRARVQFSSISKFGLLELSRQRLRPALSEGSHITCPRCNGTGHIRDTESSALQILRMVQEEAMKDNTAAVHVQVPVEVTSFLLNEKRPEITKIELKQRVTVLLVPNKHLETPNYKLERLRHDDPRLENLQVSYSMIEEPDDEVAITRREKAKAKQEPVIKGILPDTAAPIAPPKPEPVVAAPVPTPAPVAPAAPASSGGGFFAWVKKLFGSTDSTPAAAPAPAAAAVDANSEQRREGRGDRNNRGGRGGRDGRRGERGERGERGERSAERSERGGERGERSEQRGERNERGERGNRGRRNERSERPEEAQAEGGRRPEAGEEGAEARNDHRRDQRRGGQPRPAPVEAVAGSEDVQARAFVDTVPGDAADGQGSEAQGERQGRRRRRGGRGRDRDEARNTEVTDAVGSDESQSALSPEPASDVSGEAATADAEGAPQGEGQERGEREGGRRRRGRGGRDRQRREETGEGAVAAEGAAEPIAADADSTVSPAAVPTETALAPAAEPQAITAEAAAAAIAPVVEALANEPEPVVASAAAAAVVEPYVLNTQQLQSVAESAGLQWVNSDADKIRAVQEAMAREPKPVHVPREIKPVVQIDEGPLVLVETRKDLSQIRLPFEKQTPSQPSA; from the coding sequence ATGAAACGCATGCTGATCAATGCGACGCAGCAAGAAGAACGTCGCCTGGCCATCGTCGATGGCCAGAAGCTCATGGACTTCGAAACCGAAATCGAAGGCCGCGAGCAACGCAAGGGCAACATCTACAAGGCGGTCGTGACCCGCGTCGAGCCCTCGCTCGAAGCCTGTTTCGTCGACTACGGCGAAGAACGCCACGGCTTCCTGCCCTTCAAGGAAATCTCGAAAAACTACTTCCGCGACGGCACCGACGTGCGCAACGCGCGCATTCAAGATGCCATCAAGGAAGGCGACTCGCTCCTGGTGCAGGTCGAAAAGGAAGAGCGCGGCAACAAGGGTGCGGCGCTCACGACGTTCGTGAGCCTGGCCGGCCGCTACCTGGTGCTGATGCCCAACAACCCGCGTGGCGGCGGCGTGTCGCGCCGCATCGAGGGCGAAGACCGCGAAGAGCTGAAGGAAAACCTCGACCAGCTCGAGTACCCGAAAGGCATGAGCCTGATCGCCCGCACCGCCGGCATCGGCCGCACCGCGCCCGAGCTGCAGTGGGACCTGAACTACATGCTCAAGCTCTGGACGGCGATCGATGCCGCATCCAAAGAGGGCAAGGGTGCCTTCCTGATCTACCAGGAGTCGTCGCTCGTGATCCGCGCGATCCGCGACTACTTCACCGCCGACATCGGCGAGATCCTGATCGACACCGACGACATCTACGAGCAGGCCCACCAGTTCATGACGCATGTCATGCCGGAGGCCGCGCCGAAGGTGAAGCGCTACCGCGACGATGCGCCGCTGTTCAGCCGCTTCCAGATCGAGCACCAGATCGAGACCGCGTTCTCGCGCACGGTGAACCTGCCTTCGGGCGGCGCCATCGTGATCGACCACACCGAAGCGCTGGTGTCGGTCGACGTGAACTCCGCGCGTTCCACACGTGGCAGCGACATCGAAGAGACCGCCACCCGCACCAACCTCGAAGCCGCCGATGAGATCGCCCGCCAGATGCGCCTGCGCGACCTGGGTGGCCTGATCGTGGTCGACTTCATCGACATGGAAGAGTCGAAGAACCGTCGCGAGGTCGAAAGCCGACTGCGCGACGCGCTGCGGCAGGACCGCGCCCGCGTGCAGTTCTCGTCGATCAGCAAGTTCGGCCTGCTGGAGCTGAGCCGCCAGCGCCTGCGCCCGGCCTTGAGCGAAGGCAGCCACATCACCTGCCCGCGCTGCAATGGCACCGGCCACATCCGCGACACCGAATCGTCGGCGCTGCAGATCCTGCGCATGGTCCAGGAAGAGGCCATGAAGGACAACACCGCCGCCGTGCACGTGCAGGTGCCGGTGGAGGTGACCTCGTTCCTCCTGAACGAGAAGCGCCCCGAGATCACCAAGATCGAACTCAAGCAGCGCGTGACCGTGCTGCTCGTGCCCAACAAGCACCTCGAGACGCCCAACTACAAGCTCGAGCGCCTGCGCCACGACGACCCGCGCCTGGAAAACCTGCAGGTCAGCTACTCGATGATCGAGGAGCCAGACGACGAGGTGGCCATCACGCGCCGCGAGAAGGCCAAGGCCAAGCAGGAGCCGGTGATCAAGGGCATCCTGCCCGACACCGCCGCGCCGATCGCACCGCCCAAGCCCGAGCCGGTGGTGGCGGCTCCGGTGCCCACGCCGGCCCCGGTGGCCCCTGCCGCGCCGGCGTCTTCCGGTGGTGGCTTCTTCGCCTGGGTGAAGAAACTCTTCGGCAGCACCGACAGCACGCCGGCCGCAGCGCCCGCCCCGGCGGCGGCTGCCGTCGACGCGAACAGCGAACAACGCCGTGAAGGCCGCGGTGACCGCAACAACCGGGGTGGCCGCGGTGGCCGTGACGGACGTCGCGGAGAACGTGGCGAGCGAGGCGAGCGAGGCGAGCGCAGCGCCGAACGTAGCGAGCGCGGCGGTGAGCGCGGTGAACGTTCCGAACAGCGCGGTGAGCGCAACGAGCGGGGTGAGCGCGGCAACCGCGGCCGTCGTAACGAGCGCAGCGAGCGGCCGGAAGAAGCCCAGGCCGAGGGCGGCCGCCGCCCCGAGGCCGGCGAAGAAGGCGCCGAGGCCCGCAACGACCACCGCCGCGACCAGCGCCGTGGTGGACAACCCCGCCCGGCGCCCGTTGAAGCCGTCGCCGGCAGCGAAGACGTACAGGCCCGTGCCTTCGTCGACACCGTGCCCGGCGATGCCGCCGACGGCCAGGGCAGTGAAGCCCAAGGCGAGCGCCAGGGCCGCCGTCGCCGCCGCGGCGGTCGCGGACGTGACCGTGACGAGGCCCGCAACACCGAAGTGACGGATGCCGTGGGCAGCGACGAGTCGCAGAGCGCGCTGTCACCGGAGCCGGCATCCGACGTCTCGGGCGAAGCCGCGACGGCCGATGCAGAAGGCGCACCGCAAGGCGAAGGCCAGGAGCGAGGTGAACGCGAAGGTGGCCGTCGTCGCCGTGGCCGCGGCGGGCGCGATCGCCAGCGCCGCGAGGAAACGGGTGAAGGTGCTGTGGCGGCAGAAGGTGCCGCTGAGCCGATCGCCGCTGACGCGGACTCGACCGTGTCCCCCGCGGCAGTGCCCACCGAAACCGCGCTTGCACCGGCAGCCGAGCCGCAGGCCATCACGGCAGAGGCTGCTGCAGCAGCCATCGCGCCCGTCGTCGAAGCACTCGCCAACGAGCCGGAGCCGGTGGTGGCCTCGGCCGCTGCCGCGGCCGTCGTCGAGCCCTATGTGCTCAACACCCAGCAGCTGCAGTCCGTCGCCGAATCGGCCGGCCTGCAATGGGTGAACTCCGACGCCGACAAGATTCGTGCGGTGCAGGAGGCGATGGCGCGCGAGCCCAAGCCGGTGCACGTGCCGCGCGAGATCAAGCCGGTGGTGCAGATCGACGAAGGCCCGCTGGTGCTGGTGGAGACGCGCAAGGACCTGTCGCAGATCCGCCTGCCGTTTGAGAAGCAGACGCCGTCTCAGCCGTCGGCCTGA
- a CDS encoding DUF4845 domain-containing protein: MTVEHRTLRSERGITLFGLLFWAIVIGFVALLGLRVLPTVNEYFTIKRAVEQIAASGQTTVPEIRAAFDKQVQIEYSIQSITSKDLEITKVNEKVVISFAYGKEIEIMSPVYLLIKYEGRSK, from the coding sequence ATGACCGTTGAACATCGCACGCTGCGTTCCGAACGTGGCATCACGCTGTTCGGCTTGCTGTTCTGGGCCATCGTGATCGGCTTCGTGGCGCTGCTGGGGCTGCGCGTGCTGCCGACAGTCAACGAGTACTTCACGATCAAGCGTGCCGTCGAGCAGATCGCTGCGAGTGGCCAAACCACCGTTCCTGAGATCCGCGCGGCCTTCGACAAGCAGGTGCAGATCGAGTACTCGATTCAATCGATCACCAGCAAGGACCTGGAAATCACCAAGGTCAACGAAAAGGTGGTGATCAGTTTCGCCTACGGCAAGGAGATCGAGATCATGAGCCCGGTCTACCTGCTCATCAAATACGAAGGACGGTCGAAGTAG
- the nagZ gene encoding beta-N-acetylhexosaminidase, translating into MNTHAPVVLDVAGTTLDDDDRRRLKHPLTGGLIFFARNWQNRQQLTELAAEIKSIRPDVLISVDHEGGRVQRFRTDGFTHLPPMRALGELWMRDALTATDAATAAGYVLGAELRSCGVDLSFTPVLDLDHGGSSVIGDRAFHRDARVATLLAKSLMHGLLQSGMANCGKHFPGHGFVKGDSHTEVPIDKRSLKAILADDAKPYEWLSTSLASVMPAHVIYPKVDERPAGFSPRWLKEILRQQLGFTGAIFSDDLSMEGAKVAGSAVDGAVAALQAGCDMVLLCNQSLNGGRAVDELLDGLQDAAEQGHWAPDADSEMRRLRLLPQSAPLTWDELMHDPVYQRALERLP; encoded by the coding sequence ATGAACACACACGCTCCCGTCGTGCTCGACGTCGCCGGCACCACCCTCGACGACGACGACCGCCGCCGCCTGAAGCACCCGCTGACCGGCGGCCTCATCTTCTTCGCCCGCAACTGGCAGAACCGCCAGCAGCTCACCGAGCTGGCGGCCGAGATCAAGTCGATCCGGCCCGACGTGCTCATCAGCGTCGACCATGAAGGCGGCCGCGTGCAGCGCTTCCGCACCGATGGCTTCACGCACCTGCCGCCGATGCGTGCTTTGGGCGAACTGTGGATGCGCGATGCGCTCACCGCGACCGACGCCGCCACGGCCGCCGGCTACGTGCTCGGTGCCGAGCTGCGCAGCTGCGGTGTGGACCTGAGCTTCACCCCCGTGCTCGACCTCGACCACGGCGGATCGAGCGTCATCGGCGACCGCGCTTTCCACCGCGATGCGCGTGTGGCGACCCTGCTCGCCAAGAGCCTGATGCACGGCTTGCTGCAGTCGGGCATGGCCAACTGCGGCAAACACTTCCCGGGGCACGGTTTTGTCAAGGGCGACAGCCACACCGAGGTGCCGATCGACAAACGCTCGCTGAAGGCCATCCTGGCCGACGACGCCAAGCCCTACGAATGGCTCAGCACCAGCCTCGCGAGCGTGATGCCGGCGCACGTGATCTACCCCAAGGTCGACGAGCGGCCGGCGGGCTTCTCGCCGCGCTGGTTGAAGGAGATCCTGCGCCAGCAGCTCGGTTTCACCGGCGCCATCTTCAGCGACGACCTCAGCATGGAAGGCGCAAAGGTTGCGGGCTCCGCGGTCGACGGCGCGGTGGCCGCGCTGCAGGCGGGCTGCGACATGGTGCTGCTGTGCAACCAGTCGCTCAATGGCGGCCGTGCGGTCGACGAGTTGCTCGATGGCCTGCAGGATGCGGCCGAGCAGGGCCACTGGGCGCCCGATGCCGACAGCGAGATGCGCCGGCTCCGGCTGCTGCCGCAGTCCGCGCCGCTGACCTGGGACGAGCTGATGCACGACCCCGTCTACCAGCGCGCGCTGGAGCGTCTGCCCTGA
- the lysA gene encoding diaminopimelate decarboxylase, protein MNPFSTATLREIAHTHGTPCWAYDAATIRQRIAALRAFDTIRFAQKANSNTHLLRLMRAEGVKVDAVSLGEIERALAAGYTAGGDEIVFTADLFDRATLDRVVVLKVPVNAGSVDMLHQLGERSPGHRVWLRINPGFGHGHSNKTNTGGEHSKHGIWHSDLPQALAAIRQHGLKLVGLHMHIGSGVDYSHLEQVCHAMVELVAKVDMPIEAISAGGGLSIPYRDGDPQIDTAHYFSLWDAARRQIAQRQGHAIHLELEPGRYLVAESGVLITEVRATKQMGRNRFVLVDAGFNELMRPSMYGSYHRIDVLPGDDTPRTLQQTVVAGPLCESGDVFTQGEGGVVQTRELPQAKVGDLLVFHDAGAYGAAMSSNYNTRPFIPEVLVDAGKMRLIRRRQSVAELLALEDTDG, encoded by the coding sequence ATGAACCCGTTTTCCACTGCCACCCTGCGCGAGATCGCGCACACGCACGGCACGCCCTGCTGGGCCTATGACGCCGCCACCATCCGCCAGCGCATCGCCGCGCTGCGGGCCTTCGACACCATCCGGTTCGCGCAGAAGGCCAACTCCAACACCCACCTGCTGCGGCTGATGCGCGCCGAAGGCGTGAAGGTCGATGCGGTGTCGCTGGGCGAGATCGAGCGGGCGCTGGCGGCGGGCTACACCGCGGGAGGCGACGAGATCGTGTTCACCGCCGACCTCTTCGACAGGGCCACCCTCGACCGGGTCGTGGTGTTGAAGGTGCCGGTGAACGCCGGCTCGGTCGACATGCTCCACCAGCTCGGCGAACGCTCGCCGGGCCACCGGGTGTGGCTGCGCATCAACCCCGGCTTCGGCCACGGCCACAGCAACAAGACCAACACCGGCGGCGAGCACAGCAAGCACGGCATCTGGCACAGCGACCTGCCGCAGGCGCTGGCGGCGATCCGGCAGCATGGGCTGAAGCTCGTGGGCCTGCACATGCACATCGGCTCGGGTGTCGACTACTCGCACCTGGAGCAGGTGTGCCACGCGATGGTCGAGCTGGTGGCAAAGGTCGACATGCCGATCGAGGCCATCTCCGCCGGCGGCGGCTTGTCGATTCCCTACCGCGATGGCGACCCGCAGATCGACACCGCGCACTACTTCAGCCTGTGGGACGCGGCGCGCCGGCAGATCGCACAACGGCAAGGCCACGCCATCCATCTCGAACTCGAGCCCGGCCGCTACCTCGTCGCCGAATCGGGTGTGCTGATCACCGAGGTGCGCGCCACCAAGCAGATGGGCCGCAACCGCTTCGTGCTGGTCGACGCCGGCTTCAACGAACTGATGCGACCGTCGATGTATGGCAGCTACCACCGCATCGACGTGTTGCCGGGCGATGACACGCCGCGCACCTTGCAGCAGACCGTCGTCGCCGGGCCCTTGTGCGAATCGGGCGACGTGTTCACCCAAGGCGAAGGCGGCGTGGTGCAGACCCGCGAGTTGCCGCAAGCGAAGGTCGGCGACCTCCTCGTGTTCCACGATGCAGGCGCCTACGGGGCAGCGATGTCATCCAACTACAACACGCGGCCGTTCATCCCCGAAGTGCTCGTCGATGCGGGCAAGATGCGCCTGATCCGCCGTCGCCAGAGCGTGGCCGAACTGCTGGCCCTCGAAGACACCGACGGCTGA
- the era gene encoding GTPase Era, with translation MTDEAEDSQRCGLVAIVGRPNVGKSTLLNALVGQKVSITSAKAQTTRHRITGIRTVGASQFVFVDTPGFQTRHSAALNRTLNRTVQGVLGDVDVVLFVVEAGRFGLDDAKVLALLPPASRPSSWPTSSTPCTAAPSLVPWLKGMQDRHAFAEFVPLSAKKETDVQRLLDIVRPYLPEQPWFYEEDALTDRSDRFLASGLIREKLFRLTGDELPYASTVVIDKFEEEGNLRRIAATIIVERDAHKGMVIGHDGERLKRIGSEARQELERLMDAKVFLELWVKVRSGWADNEEHLRSYGYE, from the coding sequence ATGACCGACGAAGCTGAAGACAGCCAGCGCTGCGGCCTGGTCGCGATCGTCGGCCGGCCCAACGTGGGCAAGTCGACCCTGCTCAACGCGTTGGTCGGCCAGAAGGTGAGCATCACCTCGGCCAAGGCCCAGACCACGCGACACCGCATCACCGGCATCCGCACGGTGGGTGCTAGCCAGTTCGTCTTTGTCGACACCCCCGGTTTCCAGACGCGCCACAGCGCGGCCCTCAACCGTACGCTCAACCGCACGGTGCAGGGGGTGCTGGGCGATGTCGACGTGGTGCTCTTCGTCGTCGAAGCCGGCCGCTTCGGCCTCGACGACGCCAAGGTGCTCGCGCTGCTGCCCCCGGCAAGCCGGCCATCCTCGTGGCCAACAAGCTCGACGCCGTGCACCGCCGCGCCGAGTCTCGTGCCCTGGCTCAAAGGAATGCAGGACCGCCACGCCTTCGCCGAGTTCGTGCCGCTGTCGGCCAAGAAAGAGACCGACGTGCAACGCCTGCTCGACATCGTGCGACCGTACCTGCCCGAGCAGCCCTGGTTCTACGAAGAAGACGCGCTCACCGACCGCAGCGACCGTTTCCTCGCGAGCGGTCTCATCCGCGAAAAGTTGTTTCGCCTGACCGGCGATGAACTGCCCTATGCCTCGACCGTCGTCATCGACAAGTTCGAAGAGGAAGGCAACCTGCGGCGCATCGCTGCCACCATCATCGTCGAGCGCGACGCGCACAAGGGCATGGTGATCGGCCACGACGGCGAGCGCCTCAAGCGCATCGGCTCCGAAGCCCGCCAGGAACTCGAGCGCCTGATGGACGCCAAGGTCTTCCTCGAACTGTGGGTGAAGGTGCGTTCAGGCTGGGCCGACAACGAAGAGCACCTGCGCAGTTACGGCTACGAGTAG
- a CDS encoding Rieske 2Fe-2S domain-containing protein, whose product MPEVELETPAVRLCASGDLTERGKAHVFEVQHFHEKLRAFALRFDGQVVAYLNRCLHVPTELDWQPGEFLDADREFIICSIHGASYVPRDGRCAGGPCGRGKLTALKVIECEGEVYWYPSRDTRPVPSAQSPA is encoded by the coding sequence ATGCCTGAGGTCGAACTCGAGACGCCGGCCGTGCGCCTGTGCGCCTCGGGTGACCTCACCGAGCGCGGCAAGGCCCATGTCTTCGAGGTGCAGCACTTCCACGAGAAGCTGCGCGCCTTCGCCCTGCGCTTCGACGGTCAGGTGGTGGCCTACCTCAACCGCTGCCTGCACGTGCCCACTGAGCTGGACTGGCAGCCCGGCGAGTTTCTCGACGCCGACCGCGAGTTCATCATCTGCTCCATCCATGGCGCGAGCTACGTGCCGCGGGATGGCCGCTGCGCCGGCGGCCCGTGCGGCCGAGGCAAGCTCACCGCGCTCAAGGTGATCGAGTGCGAGGGCGAGGTGTATTGGTATCCTTCCCGCGACACCCGACCCGTTCCTTCCGCGCAGTCTCCCGCATGA
- a CDS encoding RluA family pseudouridine synthase produces the protein MPAAQTVAIDEGSEGQRLDNFLVKLLKGVPKTHVYRVIRSGEVRVNKGRASADTRLALGDLVRVPPVRMADPTTAPAAPAREFPVVHEDEHLIAINKPAGVAVHGGSGVSSGVIEQLRQARPTARFLELVHRLDKETSGLLLIAKKRSALVALQDQFRGRETGKTYAALVIGAWPAKKKVIDVALHKFLTAEGERRVRAVDDDHDEGRRSITLVSVVQAYAGFTLLDVTIKTGRTHQIRVHLASEGHPIAGDEKYGDFALNKALAKGDAVKGQRFERMFLHARRLRFQHPASGEAIELLAPLPAECEAFLQALPPVETP, from the coding sequence CTGCCGGCGGCGCAGACGGTGGCGATCGACGAAGGCTCCGAAGGGCAACGCCTCGACAACTTCCTCGTCAAGCTGCTGAAAGGTGTGCCCAAGACCCATGTCTACCGGGTGATCCGCTCCGGCGAGGTGCGGGTCAACAAGGGCCGCGCCTCGGCCGACACCCGGCTGGCGCTCGGCGACCTGGTGCGGGTGCCGCCGGTGCGCATGGCCGACCCGACGACCGCACCGGCCGCTCCGGCGCGCGAATTTCCCGTCGTCCACGAAGACGAGCACCTCATTGCGATCAACAAGCCCGCGGGCGTGGCGGTGCACGGGGGCAGCGGTGTCAGCTCAGGTGTGATCGAGCAGCTGCGCCAGGCGCGGCCGACTGCCAGGTTCCTCGAACTCGTGCACCGGCTCGACAAGGAAACCTCCGGCTTGCTGCTGATCGCCAAGAAGCGCTCGGCCTTGGTCGCGCTGCAAGACCAGTTCCGCGGCCGCGAGACGGGCAAGACCTATGCCGCACTGGTGATCGGCGCGTGGCCGGCGAAGAAGAAGGTCATCGACGTGGCCCTGCACAAGTTCCTCACCGCCGAAGGCGAGCGCCGCGTGCGCGCGGTGGACGACGACCACGACGAGGGCCGCCGCTCCATCACGCTCGTCAGCGTGGTCCAGGCGTATGCCGGCTTCACGCTGCTCGACGTGACCATCAAGACCGGCCGCACCCACCAGATCCGCGTGCATCTGGCCAGCGAAGGCCACCCGATCGCCGGCGACGAGAAGTACGGCGACTTCGCGCTCAACAAGGCGCTGGCCAAGGGCGACGCCGTGAAAGGCCAGCGCTTCGAACGCATGTTCCTGCACGCCCGCCGGCTGCGCTTCCAGCACCCTGCGAGTGGCGAGGCGATCGAACTCCTGGCACCCTTGCCCGCAGAATGCGAGGCATTCCTCCAAGCCTTGCCCCCTGTCGAGACCCCATGA
- a CDS encoding HAD family hydrolase, whose translation MTRPRRFDLIAFDWDGTLFDSTALITRCIQAACADLGVRVPSDKDASYVIGMGLIDALQYAAPGLPRERYPELGQRYRHHYFAKQHEIVLFKGTIDMLKALKARNHWLAVATGKSRTGLNEALTTVELHGVFDGTRTADETASKPNPLMLQELMREFGVDPERTLMIGDTTHDLQLALNAGAASVGVSYGAHTPESFGEYQPLHIAHSVADLDDWLARHA comes from the coding sequence ATGACCCGACCGCGCCGCTTCGACCTCATCGCCTTCGACTGGGACGGCACCCTCTTCGACTCGACGGCCCTCATCACACGCTGCATCCAGGCGGCATGTGCCGACCTCGGTGTGCGGGTGCCGAGCGACAAGGACGCGAGCTACGTGATCGGCATGGGCCTGATCGACGCGCTGCAATACGCCGCGCCCGGCCTGCCGCGCGAGCGTTACCCCGAGCTGGGCCAGCGCTACCGCCACCACTACTTCGCCAAGCAGCACGAGATCGTGCTGTTCAAGGGCACGATCGACATGCTCAAGGCGCTCAAGGCGCGCAACCACTGGCTGGCGGTCGCCACCGGCAAGTCGCGTACGGGGCTCAACGAAGCGCTCACGACGGTCGAGCTGCATGGTGTCTTCGACGGCACGCGCACCGCCGACGAAACCGCCTCCAAGCCGAACCCTTTGATGCTGCAGGAGCTGATGCGCGAGTTCGGCGTCGACCCCGAGCGCACGCTGATGATCGGCGACACCACGCACGACCTGCAGCTGGCGCTGAATGCCGGCGCCGCCAGCGTCGGTGTGAGCTACGGGGCCCACACGCCCGAGAGCTTCGGCGAGTACCAGCCGCTGCACATCGCGCACTCCGTTGCCGATCTCGACGACTGGCTGGCCCGCCATGCCTGA
- a CDS encoding S49 family peptidase: MNPQDDTPPATTPAAPAAAPEAPAPATVAASPGALEQTLALFARDYLADRRAERRWKVFFRLSWLIFFLIVLWVLMSARTHSTAPSGPHTALVEVRGEIAADTEASAELLVAALKNAFQDEGAQAVVLRFNSPGGSPVQAGIVNDEIKRLKALYKKKVYAVIEEECASGAYYIAVAADEIYADKASIVGSIGVLMDGFGFTGTMEKLGVERRLITAGENKGIGDPFTPLSEKHRAYTQAMIDQIHRQFIQVVKEGRGKRLKMNGETFSGLFWNGEEAVKIGLADHLGNLDYVAREVVKAEEIIDYTPKENVAERLAKRFGASVGEGAVKAMRGVPSLR, translated from the coding sequence ATGAACCCCCAAGACGACACTCCGCCGGCCACCACGCCGGCCGCACCCGCTGCCGCACCTGAGGCGCCGGCCCCGGCCACCGTGGCGGCCAGCCCGGGTGCGCTCGAGCAGACGCTCGCGCTCTTTGCCCGCGACTACCTGGCCGACCGCCGCGCCGAGCGGCGCTGGAAGGTGTTCTTCCGCTTGTCGTGGCTGATCTTCTTCTTGATCGTGCTGTGGGTGCTGATGAGCGCACGCACACACTCCACCGCGCCGAGCGGCCCGCACACCGCGCTCGTCGAAGTGCGCGGCGAGATCGCGGCCGACACCGAAGCCAGCGCCGAACTGCTGGTGGCCGCCTTGAAGAACGCCTTCCAGGACGAAGGCGCGCAAGCCGTCGTGCTGCGCTTCAACTCGCCCGGCGGCAGCCCGGTGCAGGCCGGCATCGTCAACGACGAGATCAAGCGGCTGAAGGCGCTCTACAAGAAGAAGGTCTACGCGGTGATCGAGGAAGAGTGCGCCTCGGGTGCGTACTACATCGCGGTGGCCGCCGACGAGATCTACGCCGACAAGGCCAGCATCGTCGGTTCGATCGGCGTGCTGATGGACGGCTTCGGCTTCACCGGCACGATGGAAAAGCTCGGTGTCGAGCGTCGCCTCATCACCGCGGGCGAAAACAAGGGCATCGGCGACCCGTTCACGCCGCTGTCGGAGAAGCACCGTGCCTACACGCAGGCCATGATCGACCAGATCCACCGCCAGTTCATCCAGGTGGTGAAAGAGGGCCGTGGCAAGCGTCTCAAGATGAACGGCGAGACCTTCTCGGGCCTGTTCTGGAACGGCGAAGAGGCCGTGAAGATCGGCCTGGCCGACCACCTTGGCAACCTCGACTACGTGGCACGCGAGGTGGTGAAGGCCGAGGAGATCATCGACTACACGCCGAAGGAAAACGTGGCCGAGCGGCTGGCCAAGCGCTTCGGTGCGTCGGTGGGCGAAGGGGCGGTGAAGGCGATGCGCGGGGTGCCGTCGCTGCGCTGA
- the rnc gene encoding ribonuclease III, whose amino-acid sequence MDARLNALQQRLGHRFAQPELLSRAVTHRSFGADHNERLEFLGDAVLSLAVSALLFERFGVSDEGDLTRVRAHLVREDTLHRVALMLGLPEVLRLSEGEARGGGAQRPSILADALEAIIGATFLDGGFEPARALVQRLFGEVIANTDIDSWTKDAKTELQEWLQARRLPVPTYRILNTRGQAHAQTFEVECAVPALSLTETGEGRSRRMAEQEAARRMLVSLKASDDKPGSALRS is encoded by the coding sequence GTGGACGCCCGCCTCAACGCACTGCAACAACGCCTGGGCCATCGTTTCGCCCAACCCGAGCTGCTGAGCCGGGCAGTCACGCACCGCAGCTTCGGTGCCGATCACAACGAGCGGCTCGAGTTCCTGGGTGACGCCGTGCTGAGTCTGGCGGTGAGTGCCCTGCTGTTCGAGCGATTCGGAGTGTCCGACGAGGGGGACCTCACGCGTGTGCGGGCTCATCTGGTTCGCGAAGACACCCTCCATCGCGTGGCGCTCATGCTCGGCCTGCCCGAAGTGCTGCGCCTGAGCGAAGGCGAGGCGCGTGGCGGTGGTGCCCAGCGGCCGTCCATCCTCGCCGATGCACTCGAAGCGATCATCGGTGCCACCTTTCTCGACGGCGGTTTCGAGCCCGCCCGCGCGCTGGTTCAGCGTCTCTTTGGCGAGGTCATCGCCAACACCGACATCGACAGCTGGACCAAAGACGCCAAGACCGAGCTGCAGGAATGGCTGCAGGCACGCCGCCTGCCCGTGCCGACCTACCGCATCCTCAACACCCGCGGGCAGGCGCATGCGCAGACCTTCGAGGTGGAGTGCGCCGTGCCGGCCCTGAGCCTCACCGAAACCGGCGAAGGCCGCTCGCGCCGCATGGCCGAGCAGGAAGCCGCCCGCCGCATGCTGGTGTCGCTCAAGGCCAGCGACGACAAACCCGGCAGCGCACTGCGCTCCTGA